The following proteins are encoded in a genomic region of Comamonas resistens:
- a CDS encoding PaaI family thioesterase, protein MLRTTETIDSLFERQRGTLPDTFGVRPLALAEGRMTMELTIAPWMMAPNGFLHAATQVMLADTCAGYATLAHLPDGAKGFTTLELKSNFLGTAKEGVLRVEAVAEHLGRSTQVWSATVVNDKGRKLSLFRCSQIILW, encoded by the coding sequence ATGTTGCGTACTACGGAAACTATCGATAGCCTTTTCGAGCGTCAGCGTGGCACTCTGCCAGATACTTTTGGCGTGAGGCCGCTAGCCTTGGCCGAAGGTCGCATGACTATGGAGCTGACCATTGCCCCATGGATGATGGCTCCCAACGGATTCCTGCATGCCGCGACACAGGTGATGCTGGCCGATACCTGTGCGGGTTATGCAACCCTGGCGCATCTGCCGGACGGCGCGAAAGGGTTCACCACACTGGAGCTGAAATCCAACTTTCTCGGCACCGCCAAAGAGGGAGTCTTGCGCGTCGAGGCAGTGGCTGAACATCTGGGGCGGTCGACACAAGTGTGGTCTGCCACAGTAGTTAACGACAAGGGCCGCAAGCTGTCGCTGTTCCGCTGCTCGCAGATCATCCTTTGGTAA
- a CDS encoding response regulator transcription factor, which translates to MDTPKRILIVEDDDNIAELLRMHLSDEGYDVEHVADGRLGLAAVERGGWHALVLDLMLPGVDGLEICRRARAMTFYVPIIITSARSSEVHRILGLELGADDYLAKPFSVMELVARVRALLRRSEALARNARLESGVLSLGGLSIDPIAREAQVDGQSVELTPREFDLLYFFARQPGKVFSRLDLLNQVWGYQHDGYEHTVNTHINRLRIKIEKNPADPKRILTVWGRGYKLAEDAL; encoded by the coding sequence ATGGACACTCCGAAACGCATCCTGATCGTCGAGGACGATGACAACATTGCCGAGCTGTTGCGCATGCACTTGAGTGACGAAGGCTACGACGTCGAACATGTTGCCGATGGGCGGCTGGGCCTGGCCGCGGTGGAGCGCGGGGGCTGGCACGCGCTGGTGCTGGATCTGATGCTGCCAGGGGTGGACGGCCTGGAGATTTGCCGGCGTGCGCGAGCCATGACTTTTTACGTTCCCATCATCATCACGAGTGCCCGTTCCAGCGAGGTGCATCGCATCCTGGGACTGGAGCTGGGTGCCGACGACTATCTGGCCAAGCCGTTTTCGGTGATGGAGCTGGTGGCGCGTGTGCGTGCGCTGCTGCGGCGCAGCGAGGCGCTGGCCCGCAATGCCAGGCTGGAGTCCGGTGTGCTCTCGCTGGGCGGGCTCAGCATCGACCCGATTGCGCGCGAAGCCCAGGTGGATGGGCAGTCCGTTGAACTGACGCCGCGCGAGTTCGATTTGCTGTATTTCTTTGCCCGCCAGCCAGGCAAGGTGTTCTCGCGGCTTGATCTGCTCAATCAGGTCTGGGGCTATCAGCACGACGGCTATGAGCACACGGTGAACACGCACATCAACCGGCTGCGGATCAAGATCGAGAAAAATCCGGCCGATCCCAAGCGCATCCTCACCGTCTGGGGCCGTGGCTACAAGCTTGCGGAGGATGCCTTGTGA
- a CDS encoding molybdopterin-dependent oxidoreductase, translated as MTPSIWQRDNAEAVVAEARRLLNRELPQASRRQFLARGLTLGGLGLLSGCSIDDNATAEAALTRISRFNDRVQGWLFSSSRLAPTYPDSMITRPFPFNAFYGEDEVPHVDAASFLLEVTGLVSDKRRWKLQELRALPQYTQVTRHICVEGWSAIGKWGGPRFSDFLRAVGADLSARYVGFQCADDYYTSIDMATALHPQTLLALDWDGQALPPKYGFPMKLRMPTKLGYKNPKHIRAIFVSNTFNRGYWEDQGYNWFGGS; from the coding sequence ATGACCCCCTCCATCTGGCAGCGGGACAACGCCGAAGCCGTGGTCGCCGAGGCGCGCCGCCTGCTCAACCGGGAATTGCCGCAGGCCTCGCGTCGGCAGTTTCTGGCACGCGGGCTCACCCTGGGCGGCCTGGGGCTGCTCAGCGGCTGCAGCATCGACGACAACGCCACCGCCGAGGCGGCACTGACGCGGATCTCGCGCTTCAATGACCGGGTACAGGGCTGGCTGTTCAGCTCCTCACGTCTTGCACCGACCTATCCCGACTCCATGATCACCCGGCCGTTTCCATTCAACGCTTTCTACGGCGAAGACGAGGTGCCTCACGTCGATGCGGCAAGCTTTCTTCTGGAAGTCACAGGTCTCGTGTCCGACAAGCGACGCTGGAAGCTGCAGGAGCTGCGCGCACTGCCACAGTACACACAAGTCACGCGCCACATCTGCGTGGAAGGCTGGAGCGCCATTGGCAAATGGGGTGGCCCACGCTTTAGCGACTTTTTGCGTGCCGTGGGTGCGGACCTCAGCGCGCGCTACGTGGGCTTTCAGTGTGCCGACGACTACTACACCAGCATCGACATGGCGACGGCCCTGCACCCGCAGACGCTGCTCGCGCTCGACTGGGATGGACAGGCGCTGCCGCCCAAGTACGGCTTCCCCATGAAGCTGCGCATGCCCACCAAGCTTGGCTACAAGAACCCCAAACACATACGGGCCATCTTCGTGAGCAACACCTTCAACCGTGGCTACTGGGAAGACCAGGGCTACAACTGGTTCGGCGGCAGCTGA
- a CDS encoding Bcr/CflA family efflux MFS transporter: MNTSTSAALAQGDSVPARLNGRLLGVLAGLAALGALSTNIILPALPRMASELSVGMRDMGPVLSGFFLAFAVGQLFVGPISDRWGRRGPVLSGLSLFIAGSLVCAWAQTLPVLVAGRVVQAIGVCAASVLSRAIARDLFEGEALSRTLALTMVAMAAAPGFSPLLGSAMEYGPGWRGSFVLVGFLGLLLALAYVAAVGETHSRDRRAAATFGEVLRGYVALARDSRFMGPAFAVSVIVGGLYAFFAATPAVLMGRMGLSALGLGLFFACTVFVVFGAGMFAPRLAHHWGAVRVSCIGCMAALVGALAMLAGGEGRNLAYFAGAVALYLLGMGLVNPLGTAMALGPFSRQAGLASSLLGGLQMACAGVMTVLASLAGSSAGLGIVLAVASVAAFAALVASGHQRKAVPSPQ; encoded by the coding sequence ATGAATACCTCTACTTCCGCTGCCCTGGCACAGGGCGACTCCGTGCCTGCCAGACTGAACGGTCGGCTACTGGGCGTACTCGCAGGGTTGGCTGCGCTAGGTGCACTGTCCACCAACATCATCTTGCCAGCCTTGCCTCGCATGGCGTCTGAGTTGAGCGTGGGTATGCGCGACATGGGCCCTGTGCTGTCGGGATTTTTCCTGGCCTTCGCGGTTGGTCAGCTGTTTGTCGGGCCAATCTCGGACCGCTGGGGCCGACGCGGTCCCGTGTTGAGTGGACTGTCTTTGTTCATTGCTGGCAGCCTGGTCTGTGCCTGGGCTCAGACTCTGCCTGTGTTGGTGGCGGGTAGAGTGGTGCAGGCCATAGGTGTGTGTGCCGCCTCTGTACTGTCACGAGCCATCGCGCGTGATCTGTTTGAAGGCGAGGCACTGTCTCGCACACTGGCTTTGACCATGGTGGCCATGGCTGCCGCGCCAGGTTTTTCGCCTCTGCTGGGAAGTGCGATGGAGTACGGTCCGGGCTGGCGTGGCAGTTTTGTGCTGGTGGGGTTTCTGGGTTTGCTGCTGGCACTGGCTTATGTGGCCGCAGTGGGAGAAACGCACTCTCGGGATCGCCGCGCGGCGGCAACATTCGGTGAAGTGCTGCGCGGCTATGTAGCCCTGGCACGGGATAGCCGTTTCATGGGGCCGGCATTCGCGGTGAGCGTGATCGTGGGCGGGCTGTATGCCTTTTTTGCAGCGACACCGGCCGTTTTGATGGGACGCATGGGGTTGAGTGCGTTAGGGCTTGGTTTGTTTTTTGCCTGCACGGTGTTCGTAGTCTTTGGTGCTGGGATGTTTGCACCGCGCCTGGCGCATCACTGGGGTGCTGTTCGAGTGAGCTGCATAGGCTGTATGGCAGCCTTGGTTGGCGCGCTTGCGATGCTGGCAGGTGGTGAGGGCCGCAACCTCGCGTATTTTGCCGGGGCGGTTGCGCTCTACCTTTTGGGTATGGGTTTAGTCAATCCACTAGGGACGGCCATGGCATTGGGGCCATTTAGTCGCCAGGCCGGGCTAGCCTCATCGCTATTGGGCGGTTTGCAGATGGCCTGTGCGGGCGTCATGACGGTGCTAGCCAGTTTGGCTGGATCCAGCGCAGGGCTTGGCATCGTACTGGCCGTGGCATCGGTAGCGGCGTTCGCTGCGCTGGTGGCAAGCGGACACCAACGAAAAGCAGTTCCATCCCCACAATGA
- a CDS encoding cytochrome b/b6 domain-containing protein, translated as MPSLTHQPSKRSPALQPLWLRITHWLNAVAILVMVMSGWRIYNASPIFDFAFPRSITLGGWLGGALQWHFAGMWLLVLNGLAYLLLNLVTGRFARRMFPVTPRGVLRDAWLALTARLSHADMSHYNQVQRAAYLFAVADLVMLVASGLVIWKSVQFPLLRELLGGYDMARRIHFYCMAVIVGFVAVHIAMVVLVPRSLLVMLLGRSTLHSAAKETRS; from the coding sequence ATGCCATCCCTCACGCATCAACCGTCGAAACGCAGCCCCGCACTGCAACCGCTGTGGCTGCGCATTACCCACTGGCTCAATGCCGTGGCCATCCTGGTCATGGTGATGAGCGGCTGGCGCATCTACAACGCCTCGCCCATCTTCGACTTCGCTTTTCCCCGCAGCATCACGCTGGGCGGCTGGCTGGGCGGAGCACTGCAATGGCACTTCGCCGGCATGTGGCTGCTGGTGCTCAACGGGCTGGCCTACCTGCTGCTCAACCTGGTCACCGGCAGATTTGCGCGCCGCATGTTTCCCGTCACCCCACGCGGCGTGCTGCGCGATGCCTGGCTGGCACTGACAGCACGCCTGTCGCATGCGGACATGAGCCACTACAACCAGGTGCAGCGCGCAGCCTACCTGTTTGCCGTTGCAGACCTGGTAATGCTGGTGGCCAGCGGCCTGGTGATCTGGAAATCGGTGCAATTTCCGCTGTTGCGCGAACTTCTGGGCGGCTACGACATGGCCAGGCGCATTCATTTTTACTGCATGGCGGTCATCGTCGGATTTGTCGCCGTGCACATCGCCATGGTCGTCCTGGTTCCGCGCTCGCTGCTTGTCATGCTGCTGGGCCGCTCTACTCTGCACTCTGCCGCCAAGGAGACCAGATCATGA
- a CDS encoding GGDEF domain-containing protein translates to MSATLLEWSVPAAILLCAIGLCAARFVGFTTLQWGSALGCLGTGYAIMLVQASEFSPYKQALEDAFILCGVMLACRALQSRRGRQTSLYIEIAVLLASTAMVIVSVVLFASAKLESFFVQAFCALLIWRATLSFARQVATTSDKVLTAAFLFIALVLTGQCVLYIAAPTPSLALGEWRVSVWGTLIQYTGLLGSIVLTFAVFIATSYDAIERYRHQAHTDALTGLLNRQGLDSRLASLSSLHFPETAMPTGVIMADIDHFKRINDLFGHAFGDMVLARFGALFQPGVGMQICAARMGGEEFLLLLPGANLESATAIADEIRANFVAQSWAPHAPNSRFTASMGVTLVQAGEPFANAIKRADDLLYTAKRLGRNCTVSGEAPSDTVYDLSKSGDPHPHPFDKASPIVCAQQQR, encoded by the coding sequence ATGTCTGCAACCCTGCTTGAATGGTCTGTACCTGCGGCGATCCTCTTGTGCGCGATTGGACTCTGCGCCGCACGCTTCGTTGGTTTCACCACACTCCAATGGGGCAGCGCTCTTGGATGCCTGGGCACTGGCTACGCCATCATGCTTGTGCAGGCCAGCGAGTTTTCCCCTTACAAGCAAGCCCTCGAGGATGCTTTCATTCTGTGCGGCGTTATGTTGGCATGTCGCGCACTGCAGAGCCGTCGTGGCAGGCAGACTTCTCTCTATATTGAGATTGCGGTCCTGCTGGCCTCAACAGCAATGGTGATCGTCTCGGTTGTCCTATTTGCCAGCGCAAAACTGGAGTCGTTCTTCGTTCAGGCCTTTTGCGCGCTATTGATCTGGCGGGCCACGCTCTCTTTTGCAAGGCAGGTCGCAACTACGTCGGACAAGGTGCTTACCGCCGCGTTTCTTTTTATCGCGTTAGTGTTGACGGGTCAATGCGTCTTGTACATTGCCGCGCCGACACCTTCTCTCGCATTGGGAGAGTGGAGAGTCTCCGTCTGGGGGACTTTGATCCAATATACAGGGCTACTCGGAAGCATTGTTCTAACCTTCGCGGTCTTCATTGCGACGAGCTATGACGCCATAGAGAGATACCGTCACCAGGCCCACACCGACGCGTTGACGGGCCTGTTGAACCGACAGGGGCTCGATAGTCGTCTCGCCTCTCTTTCAAGCCTCCACTTTCCGGAGACGGCGATGCCGACGGGAGTGATCATGGCCGACATCGACCATTTCAAGCGCATTAACGATCTCTTCGGTCACGCGTTTGGCGACATGGTGCTGGCACGATTTGGAGCTCTTTTCCAACCAGGGGTAGGCATGCAAATCTGTGCTGCTCGGATGGGAGGAGAGGAATTCCTGTTGCTGCTGCCCGGAGCAAATCTGGAGAGCGCGACCGCAATCGCTGATGAGATACGCGCGAATTTCGTAGCGCAGAGTTGGGCCCCACATGCCCCCAATTCACGTTTCACAGCCAGCATGGGCGTTACCTTAGTCCAAGCGGGTGAACCTTTCGCCAACGCAATCAAGCGCGCAGACGACTTACTCTACACAGCAAAACGACTCGGACGGAACTGCACGGTTTCGGGAGAAGCGCCAAGCGATACCGTATATGACCTCTCCAAGAGCGGTGACCCCCATCCGCATCCGTTTGACAAAGCTTCGCCTATTGTGTGTGCGCAGCAACAGCGATAA
- a CDS encoding sensor histidine kinase yields MLQRFSLSQRLSAVFVVLLLACCAASVALQMRGSERHEQEVIQRLSQDLAPQIARYPELMEPRGLNPSAVHGLFDKLMTVNPSVEVYLLDESGRIQSYSAPEGAVKRSQVNLMPVRQLLGGAALPVFGDDPRSLGGRKVFSAAPLTVAGRDAGFVYVILQGESRESLAERVNAGSAANTMLKSMALVALLGMVAGLAAFRLITRPLRTLTQAVRGLETHGMSWLPQAQPLLQQAARGGSEIALLSQSFELLAQRTQEQWQALRNQDQQRRELFANLSHDLRTPLTSLHGYLETLRMKFEVLEPQERRRYLDIALEQSRKVGRLAQEMFELARLEYGVVKPEMEQFFLADLLQDVFQKFELAVEAKKQRLAADIAPGLPPITADLAMMERVLVNLIDNAVRAAPEGGAITVQLQPHVQGGIEVTVRDTGPGVSSALQAYLFERPVFTGAAVQDGRSGGFGLMIVHRILQLHNSTIRLLSQPGTGAVFRFVLR; encoded by the coding sequence ATGCTGCAGCGCTTTTCACTTTCGCAACGGCTGTCGGCCGTGTTCGTGGTGCTGCTGCTGGCCTGCTGCGCGGCTTCGGTGGCGCTGCAGATGCGGGGCAGCGAAAGGCATGAGCAGGAGGTCATCCAGAGGCTTTCGCAAGACCTGGCTCCGCAGATTGCCCGCTACCCCGAACTGATGGAGCCGCGGGGCTTGAACCCTTCGGCCGTGCATGGGCTGTTCGACAAGCTGATGACCGTGAATCCTAGCGTCGAGGTCTACCTGCTGGATGAGAGCGGACGCATACAGTCCTATTCGGCACCGGAGGGGGCGGTCAAGCGCTCGCAGGTGAATCTGATGCCTGTGCGTCAGCTGCTGGGCGGCGCCGCACTGCCTGTCTTTGGGGACGACCCGCGCAGTCTCGGCGGCCGGAAGGTTTTTAGCGCGGCACCGTTGACGGTTGCGGGCCGCGATGCGGGCTTTGTCTACGTGATTCTTCAGGGAGAGAGCCGCGAGTCGCTGGCCGAACGTGTGAATGCCGGCAGTGCTGCGAACACCATGCTGAAGTCCATGGCACTGGTGGCGTTGCTCGGCATGGTGGCGGGGTTGGCGGCGTTTCGCCTCATCACGCGCCCGCTGCGCACGCTGACGCAAGCCGTGCGCGGCCTGGAAACCCATGGCATGTCCTGGCTGCCGCAGGCCCAACCGCTGCTGCAACAGGCTGCACGCGGGGGCAGCGAGATTGCGCTGCTGAGCCAGAGCTTCGAGCTGCTTGCACAACGCACGCAGGAGCAGTGGCAGGCTCTGCGCAATCAGGACCAGCAGCGGCGCGAGCTTTTTGCCAATCTCTCGCACGATCTGCGCACGCCGCTGACTTCGCTGCACGGCTATCTGGAGACCTTGCGCATGAAGTTTGAGGTGCTGGAGCCACAGGAGCGGCGCCGTTATCTCGATATCGCACTGGAGCAAAGCCGCAAGGTCGGCCGTCTGGCGCAGGAGATGTTCGAGCTCGCCCGGCTGGAGTACGGGGTGGTCAAGCCGGAGATGGAGCAGTTCTTCCTCGCCGATCTGCTGCAGGATGTATTCCAGAAATTCGAGCTGGCGGTGGAGGCCAAGAAGCAGCGCCTGGCGGCAGACATCGCACCGGGGTTGCCCCCGATCACGGCCGATCTGGCCATGATGGAGCGCGTGCTGGTGAACCTGATCGACAACGCGGTGCGGGCTGCGCCCGAGGGCGGTGCGATCACCGTGCAGTTGCAGCCGCACGTGCAGGGCGGCATCGAGGTCACGGTGCGCGATACCGGCCCCGGCGTTTCCTCCGCATTGCAGGCCTATCTCTTCGAGCGCCCTGTATTCACGGGGGCGGCGGTACAGGATGGGCGATCCGGGGGCTTCGGGCTCATGATCGTGCACCGAATCCTACAATTGCACAACAGCACAATCCGGCTACTGTCTCAGCCTGGTACAGGGGCCGTGTTCAGGTTCGTGCTTCGCTGA